A window of Myxococcota bacterium contains these coding sequences:
- the smpB gene encoding SsrA-binding protein SmpB — MAKSGKSKKDKAGGGDVIATNRRARFEYEILETVEAGMQLLGPEVKSLREGRANLGDAYAIIRGGEAFLLSLHISPYEQAGRANPEPQRERRLLLHRREIRRLAGKVAEKGLTLIPLRLYWKEGRAKVELGLARGKRLYDKRQTVRRRETDRELARVTRQRRR, encoded by the coding sequence ATGGCGAAGTCGGGGAAGTCGAAGAAGGACAAGGCGGGCGGTGGCGACGTCATCGCGACCAACCGCCGTGCCCGCTTCGAGTACGAGATCCTCGAGACCGTCGAGGCGGGCATGCAGTTGCTCGGTCCGGAGGTGAAGTCGCTCCGTGAGGGCCGTGCGAACCTCGGGGACGCCTACGCGATCATCCGAGGCGGCGAGGCGTTCCTGCTGAGCCTGCACATCTCCCCCTACGAGCAGGCCGGCCGCGCCAACCCGGAGCCCCAGCGCGAGCGCCGCCTGCTCCTGCACCGACGCGAGATTCGGCGCCTGGCGGGGAAGGTGGCGGAGAAGGGCCTCACGCTGATTCCGCTCCGGCTGTACTGGAAGGAGGGGCGCGCGAAAGTCGAGCTGGGCCTGGCCCGCGGCAAGCGCCTCTACGACAAGCGCCAGACGGTCCGGCGCCGGGAGACCGACCGCGAGCTCGCGCGTGTCACCCGGCAGCGTCGGCGCTAG
- a CDS encoding SH3 domain-containing protein: MRERKTRWQAVGLVLLGSLGTGCANLPPLPQFPWQRAKTESAQVDPNDSIDPAVYARAQAERSEFFEREVERLRADLRQAEESIVALESGLRDPRSRADAVSAVAEARIALDRVRENVPWRAERVNEAETKLAEANRHLDAGNVGAAVFFASRTQRITETLRAEAKQVALWGDRRVIGGERVNLRSGPSAKHRVIEVLPKKTPVFPERRFQKWTLVRTPDGRIGWVHASLLRKS; encoded by the coding sequence ATGAGGGAGCGCAAGACACGTTGGCAGGCAGTGGGGCTCGTCCTGCTCGGAAGCCTGGGGACTGGCTGCGCGAATCTGCCGCCGCTCCCCCAGTTTCCTTGGCAGCGGGCGAAGACCGAGAGCGCGCAGGTCGATCCGAACGACTCGATCGATCCCGCGGTCTACGCCCGTGCCCAGGCCGAGCGCAGCGAGTTCTTCGAGCGCGAAGTCGAGCGCCTGCGCGCCGACCTTCGACAGGCCGAAGAGTCCATCGTCGCCCTCGAGTCGGGCCTGCGCGACCCGCGATCACGGGCCGATGCCGTTTCCGCGGTGGCCGAAGCGCGCATCGCGCTTGACCGCGTGCGCGAGAACGTGCCGTGGCGCGCCGAGCGCGTAAACGAAGCCGAGACCAAGCTCGCCGAAGCCAACCGCCACCTCGACGCCGGCAACGTCGGTGCCGCCGTGTTCTTCGCGTCGCGCACCCAGCGCATCACCGAGACGTTGCGCGCGGAAGCGAAGCAGGTCGCGCTCTGGGGCGATCGCCGGGTGATCGGCGGCGAGCGGGTCAACCTCCGCTCGGGCCCTTCGGCGAAGCACCGGGTGATCGAGGTGCTGCCGAAGAAGACGCCGGTCTTTCCCGAGCGGCGTTTCCAGAAGTGGACGCTGGTGCGAACGCCGGACGGGCGGATCGGTTGGGTCCACGCCTCGCTGCTCCGCAAGAGCTAG
- a CDS encoding diguanylate cyclase: MAGDVHQQTKAGGDGRVALRLGFANLSTRIIVSVFAAALVAGTAVTLIATSSTEAFLRAKIDERFPELLETAARNLDHWYGQRQVDVATFAASETVVQGIESRTKRSQRELQRYLAYVKEGFPQYEALFVLDGSGRRRGGVGDVAGIPKDVLERLSRAPAATVSGVIGGEAGRVQVVTAPVGKETERLGTIHALISIASVEALLASDDLDPSLRIYAVGPDARVLASSPDAPVRGTFERTLPSLGSVAVVEDYTTPEGDHVVGTAMRLERPDWTLAIEQDYEVAFAPVVNVIRQVLAINFGIVVVFGIIAGAIARSIVQPIHALSEVARRIAKGETDVEIPREQGQDEIGVLSRALHAMVDRLQSNQEELRRNQEQIERANADLTRANEDLHRNNEMLEQLSFTDGLTRLHNHRFFQERLRVEIKRADRNEEPLALLLLDIDDFKKLNDRYGHAAGDEVLRSVAAVLNETVRETDLPARYGGEEFAVLAPRTDAAGAVALGEKLRSEMAAERVRDPGIPEPKGLGVTVSIGVALYDGDPKRFFNEADRALYQAKDAGKDCVVLFEESASN; encoded by the coding sequence TTGGCCGGGGACGTGCATCAGCAGACGAAAGCCGGAGGCGACGGGCGCGTGGCGCTGCGTCTGGGGTTCGCGAACCTCTCGACGCGCATCATCGTCTCGGTCTTCGCTGCGGCCCTCGTCGCGGGCACCGCGGTCACCTTGATCGCGACGAGCTCCACCGAAGCCTTCCTGCGCGCGAAGATCGACGAGCGCTTCCCCGAGCTGCTCGAGACGGCCGCGCGCAATCTCGATCACTGGTACGGACAGCGCCAGGTCGACGTCGCCACCTTCGCAGCCAGCGAAACTGTCGTGCAGGGCATCGAATCGCGCACCAAGCGCTCCCAGCGTGAGCTGCAGCGCTACCTCGCCTACGTGAAAGAGGGCTTCCCCCAGTACGAGGCACTCTTCGTTCTCGATGGATCGGGTCGTCGTCGGGGCGGGGTCGGGGACGTGGCTGGGATTCCCAAGGACGTTCTCGAGCGGCTCTCGCGTGCACCGGCCGCGACGGTCAGCGGAGTCATCGGTGGCGAAGCCGGTCGGGTTCAGGTGGTGACCGCCCCCGTCGGCAAGGAAACCGAGCGCCTCGGCACGATCCACGCGCTGATTTCGATCGCCTCGGTGGAGGCGCTGCTCGCCTCGGACGATCTCGACCCGAGCCTCCGGATCTACGCGGTGGGCCCCGATGCGCGCGTGCTGGCGAGCAGCCCCGACGCGCCGGTGCGGGGCACCTTCGAGCGCACGCTGCCGAGCTTGGGTTCGGTGGCCGTCGTCGAGGACTACACGACACCCGAGGGCGATCACGTCGTGGGCACCGCCATGCGGCTCGAGCGTCCCGACTGGACCCTCGCGATCGAGCAGGACTACGAAGTCGCGTTCGCGCCGGTCGTCAACGTGATCCGCCAGGTGCTCGCGATCAACTTCGGCATCGTCGTGGTGTTCGGCATCATCGCGGGCGCGATCGCGCGCTCCATCGTGCAGCCGATCCATGCGCTCTCCGAGGTCGCCCGTCGCATCGCGAAGGGGGAGACCGATGTCGAGATTCCTCGCGAGCAGGGCCAGGACGAGATCGGGGTTCTCTCGCGCGCGCTCCATGCGATGGTCGACCGGTTGCAAAGCAACCAGGAAGAGCTCCGCCGCAACCAGGAACAGATCGAGCGGGCCAACGCCGACCTCACCCGGGCGAACGAAGACCTCCACCGCAACAACGAGATGCTGGAACAGCTCTCGTTCACGGACGGCCTGACCCGTCTGCACAACCACCGGTTCTTCCAGGAACGCCTGCGCGTCGAGATCAAGCGCGCGGACCGCAACGAGGAGCCGCTCGCGCTGCTGCTCCTCGACATCGACGACTTCAAGAAGCTGAACGATCGCTACGGCCATGCTGCCGGCGACGAGGTGCTACGCAGCGTCGCCGCGGTGCTGAACGAGACCGTGCGCGAGACCGACCTTCCCGCCCGCTACGGCGGAGAGGAGTTCGCTGTCCTGGCTCCGCGTACCGACGCAGCAGGCGCGGTCGCGCTCGGCGAGAAGCTGCGATCCGAAATGGCCGCCGAGCGCGTGCGCGACCCGGGGATCCCCGAGCCGAAGGGCCTGGGCGTGACCGTCTCGATCGGCGTCGCGCTCTACGACGGCGACCCGAAGCGCTTCTTCAACGAAGCCGACCGAGCGCTCTATCAGGCGAAGGACGCGGGGAAGGACTGCGTCGTGCTCTTCGAGGAGAGCGCTTCGAACTGA
- a CDS encoding NAD(P)-dependent oxidoreductase → MEGNKVLVTGLTGQVAGPLALWLAESNEVWGLARFSDPAKREALESGGVRCETLDLEAGDFSDLPDDFDYVLHFAVSRAPEPDFDRDLRSNAEGAGLLLAATRPKHAFFHCSTTGVYEAAGHTVFTESSPLGDNHRVMMPTYSIAKIAAEAVVRTAARQFQVPTVIARLNTPYGNSGGWPYFHLMMMKGGVPIPVHTDAPSRYTLFHQKDIHRTLPALLEIADVPARIINWCGSEHVAIEDWCAYLGELTGLEPKFAPTDQTLESVMTDDSELRKLAGPSQVPWKQGLREMVEAIAPDLLVDAGS, encoded by the coding sequence ATGGAAGGAAACAAGGTTCTCGTCACCGGCCTGACCGGACAGGTGGCAGGTCCGCTCGCTCTCTGGCTCGCCGAATCGAACGAAGTCTGGGGCCTCGCGCGGTTCTCGGACCCGGCGAAGCGCGAGGCACTCGAGTCCGGCGGCGTTCGCTGCGAGACCCTCGACCTCGAGGCGGGCGACTTCTCGGACCTCCCCGACGACTTCGACTACGTGCTCCACTTCGCGGTCAGCCGGGCACCGGAGCCGGACTTCGACCGCGATCTGCGCTCCAACGCCGAAGGCGCGGGCCTCCTGCTCGCCGCGACCCGCCCGAAGCACGCCTTCTTCCACTGCTCGACGACCGGCGTCTACGAAGCCGCGGGGCACACGGTGTTCACCGAGTCCAGCCCGCTGGGCGACAACCACCGCGTCATGATGCCGACCTACTCGATCGCGAAGATCGCGGCCGAGGCGGTCGTGCGCACCGCCGCGCGCCAATTCCAGGTGCCGACGGTGATCGCCCGCTTGAACACGCCCTATGGCAACTCGGGCGGCTGGCCTTACTTCCACCTGATGATGATGAAGGGCGGCGTGCCGATTCCGGTACACACGGATGCCCCGAGCCGGTACACGCTCTTCCACCAGAAGGACATCCATCGCACGCTGCCCGCGCTGCTCGAGATCGCCGACGTGCCGGCCCGCATCATCAACTGGTGCGGTAGCGAACACGTGGCGATCGAAGACTGGTGCGCCTACCTCGGGGAGCTGACCGGCCTCGAACCCAAGTTCGCGCCGACAGACCAGACCCTCGAGAGCGTCATGACCGACGACAGTGAGCTGCGCAAACTGGCCGGCCCCTCCCAGGTGCCGTGGAAGCAGGGCCTGCGGGAGATGGTCGAGGCGATCGCCCCGGACCTCCTGGTCGACGCCGGCTCCTAG
- a CDS encoding serine hydrolase domain-containing protein, which yields MLEGHLHPDFAGVARALVRILPRKGPGGAAVCVYHRGEKVVDVWGGTRNAAGDPWESDTLSVSFSTTKGVASTLLHLYADRGEIDYDARVTHYWPEFGQNGKGEVTVRQLLCHEAGLYAIDDYVDDAAEMLDWERMIERISAAQPRHAPGEAHGYHALSYGWLAGEVVRRVAGMKPFAELLANELAGPLELDGLYCGVPADQQHRCADLLAPTFEGTPERRKRRAEKIRENAERWQRRLEKLRVAYDPRDSVAALAPSGMERFEFNGEALRSASIPAANGMFTARSLARLYACLAGGGQLDDVALLSPDTIAAASRVQNTGVGRVIPVSMRWRLGYHRVFAVGASAPRGFGHFGFGGSGGWADPARELAVALTVNSGVGTPFGDARIAWIGGAAIRSADRRRTALPSG from the coding sequence ATGCTCGAAGGTCATCTCCACCCCGATTTCGCGGGCGTTGCCCGGGCGCTGGTGCGCATCCTGCCGCGCAAGGGCCCTGGTGGTGCCGCGGTCTGCGTCTATCACCGCGGCGAGAAGGTCGTCGACGTCTGGGGCGGCACGCGCAACGCGGCCGGCGACCCCTGGGAGTCCGACACGCTGAGCGTCTCGTTCTCCACGACCAAGGGCGTGGCCTCGACGCTGCTGCACCTCTATGCCGATCGCGGTGAGATCGACTACGACGCCAGGGTCACCCACTACTGGCCCGAGTTCGGCCAGAACGGGAAGGGCGAGGTCACCGTCCGCCAGCTGCTCTGCCACGAGGCGGGCCTGTATGCGATCGACGACTACGTCGACGACGCGGCCGAGATGCTCGACTGGGAGCGGATGATCGAGCGGATCTCCGCGGCTCAGCCGCGCCACGCGCCCGGCGAGGCCCACGGCTATCACGCCCTGTCGTATGGCTGGCTTGCTGGCGAGGTCGTGCGTCGGGTGGCGGGCATGAAGCCCTTTGCCGAGCTGCTCGCCAACGAGCTCGCTGGACCGCTCGAGCTCGACGGTCTCTACTGCGGGGTGCCGGCCGATCAGCAGCACCGCTGCGCCGACCTGCTCGCGCCGACGTTCGAAGGCACGCCCGAGCGACGCAAGCGACGCGCCGAGAAGATCCGCGAGAACGCCGAGCGTTGGCAGCGCCGCCTCGAGAAGCTGCGCGTCGCCTACGACCCGCGCGATTCGGTCGCCGCTTTGGCGCCGTCGGGCATGGAACGCTTCGAGTTCAACGGGGAGGCGCTGCGCTCCGCGTCGATCCCGGCGGCGAACGGCATGTTCACGGCGCGGTCTCTGGCGCGGCTCTACGCCTGCCTCGCTGGGGGCGGCCAGCTCGATGACGTCGCCCTGCTCTCTCCCGACACGATCGCCGCTGCGTCGCGCGTGCAGAACACGGGCGTGGGCCGCGTGATCCCGGTCTCGATGCGCTGGCGCCTCGGCTACCACCGGGTGTTCGCGGTCGGGGCGTCGGCCCCGCGCGGCTTCGGCCACTTCGGCTTCGGCGGCTCGGGCGGCTGGGCCGATCCGGCGCGCGAACTGGCCGTCGCCCTCACGGTCAACAGCGGCGTCGGCACACCCTTCGGCGACGCGCGCATCGCCTGGATCGGCGGCGCCGCCATCCGCAGCGCCGACCGACGACGCACCGCCCTGCCCTCGGGCTAG
- the panD gene encoding aspartate 1-decarboxylase gives MIRTMLKSKIHRATVTEANVEYEGSITIDPNLIEAADILPYEQVDVLDVTNGARLQTYVIEGERGSGEICINGAAAHLVKPHDLVIICSYVQVEDEKCRDFEGIRVFVDHRNVAREIAGPSPVKLPS, from the coding sequence ATGATCCGCACCATGCTCAAGTCCAAGATCCACCGTGCCACCGTGACCGAGGCCAACGTCGAGTACGAAGGCAGCATCACGATCGATCCGAACCTGATCGAGGCGGCCGACATCCTGCCCTACGAGCAGGTCGACGTGCTCGACGTGACCAACGGCGCTCGTCTTCAGACCTACGTCATCGAGGGCGAGCGGGGGTCCGGCGAGATCTGCATCAACGGCGCCGCGGCGCACCTCGTGAAGCCCCACGATCTCGTGATCATCTGCAGCTACGTCCAGGTCGAGGACGAGAAGTGCCGGGACTTCGAGGGCATCCGCGTCTTCGTCGACCACCGGAACGTCGCGCGCGAGATCGCGGGTCCGTCGCCGGTGAAGCTCCCGAGCTGA
- a CDS encoding glycosyltransferase, translated as MSFFTRELAARWTEGPRVGIVSPYAPRKGLATLTRNIEWALDGAVEVFPIRRLKRLDQEFVSLRAEPAHPSLRHPGCVPRGTSLTDWLAGIDLLISVERPVPSLCAYARERGVRTAVVALPDWIPSEPEIRVEQLAAADACVIYGRTPAEALQADGLENIRCFPLALRDPIEPPRPTGDTITFYFNIGVGGPVDRRHVPLVLDTFRQVLPAHPHARLLVKVHPSAHKRVGKIASFHPQMRVVDRELPRDEMDALQREVDVTLFPTRFEGVGYPILESLHGGVPVITTDAAPMNEMVRHEENGLLVSGTLSGAFGALMRWELDPDHLRQSVERCLAEPGLVDRLKSGTGKGRSEAAQQFRDAWRQLVTEFGPRRLNLGAGDDTHAARWNLDIRRCAGTDVVADAHRLPFADASLDEVLAQDLLEHFPGAETDALLDEWIRVLRPGGTLRVQTPDIRALAKSLLRGRLSSERTIEWLYGGQDHPYNFHQTGFDEARLKALLAERGIEDLQRVRKRVSSKNVCFEGRRARGA; from the coding sequence GTGTCGTTCTTCACCAGGGAGCTTGCCGCGCGCTGGACCGAAGGCCCGCGCGTGGGCATCGTCTCGCCGTACGCACCCCGCAAGGGCCTGGCCACGCTCACGCGCAACATCGAGTGGGCCCTCGACGGCGCGGTCGAGGTCTTTCCGATCCGGCGCTTGAAGCGCCTCGATCAGGAGTTCGTTTCGCTGCGCGCCGAGCCCGCGCACCCGAGTCTGCGTCATCCGGGGTGCGTGCCGCGCGGAACTTCCTTGACGGACTGGCTGGCCGGGATCGATCTCCTGATCTCCGTCGAGCGACCGGTGCCTTCGCTCTGCGCCTACGCCCGCGAACGCGGCGTGCGTACCGCCGTCGTCGCCCTGCCCGATTGGATTCCCAGCGAGCCCGAGATCCGGGTAGAGCAGCTCGCCGCAGCGGACGCCTGCGTGATCTACGGACGCACACCCGCAGAAGCACTGCAGGCCGACGGGCTCGAGAACATTCGTTGCTTTCCGCTCGCGTTGCGCGACCCGATCGAACCTCCGCGGCCCACCGGCGACACGATCACCTTCTACTTCAACATCGGTGTCGGCGGGCCCGTGGACCGTCGCCACGTGCCACTCGTACTGGACACGTTCCGGCAGGTCCTTCCCGCGCATCCTCACGCCCGGCTGCTGGTCAAGGTCCACCCCTCGGCGCACAAGCGCGTCGGCAAGATCGCTTCCTTCCATCCACAGATGCGGGTCGTCGACCGGGAGCTCCCGCGCGACGAGATGGACGCGTTGCAGCGCGAGGTCGACGTCACGCTGTTTCCGACGCGCTTCGAGGGGGTCGGCTATCCGATCCTAGAGAGCCTGCACGGGGGCGTGCCGGTGATCACCACCGATGCGGCGCCGATGAACGAGATGGTGCGGCACGAGGAGAACGGGCTGCTCGTGTCGGGTACGCTCTCGGGCGCCTTCGGTGCGCTGATGCGCTGGGAACTCGACCCGGACCACCTGCGCCAGAGCGTCGAGCGTTGCCTGGCGGAGCCGGGCCTCGTCGACCGCCTGAAGTCGGGCACCGGGAAGGGGCGCAGCGAAGCGGCCCAACAGTTCCGCGATGCGTGGCGGCAGCTCGTGACCGAGTTCGGCCCCCGCCGACTCAACCTCGGAGCCGGCGACGACACCCACGCGGCCCGCTGGAACCTGGACATCCGCCGCTGCGCGGGCACCGACGTCGTCGCCGACGCCCACCGTCTCCCCTTCGCCGATGCCAGCCTCGACGAGGTGCTCGCCCAGGACCTCCTCGAGCACTTCCCGGGCGCCGAGACCGACGCGCTGCTCGACGAGTGGATCCGCGTGCTGCGACCGGGCGGCACCCTGCGCGTCCAGACCCCCGACATCCGGGCCCTGGCGAAGAGCCTGTTGCGGGGCCGGCTCTCGTCCGAACGCACGATCGAGTGGCTCTACGGCGGCCAGGACCACCCCTACAACTTCCACCAGACCGGCTTCGACGAAGCGCGGCTGAAGGCGCTGCTGGCCGAGCGCGGCATCGAGGACCTCCAGCGGGTCCGCAAGCGGGTGTCTTCGAAGAACGTCTGCTTCGAGGGGCGGCGCGCCCGAGGCGCCTGA
- a CDS encoding wax ester/triacylglycerol synthase family O-acyltransferase, with product MRQLPGSDAIFLSLETSTTHAHIGGVFVLEPVTDDFGFEKFKRHCAERLSLTPQFTSKLREVPLGIDRPYVIEDPDFDVSNHLHRIAVPSPGSLRDLATLVADLYAHKLDRRLPLWEMWWIEGLEGGRVAVLTKTHHCLIDGVSGIGLAELICDIQPDPPPRARRPAKPKRREREPTDLELYLGGLWNSFGTPLRVARYVTQAAMRGLAMIPYAKNSSIGASVPKVSFNADIGPRRSVAWTTISLSDVRAMKKHHDVKVNDVVLELCSSAVRRYLEAQGELPDEELVVSVPVSTRDTDDKAPGNQLASMMVGWATDVADPVERLLKISENTAHAKEMTAALRAREIQAMGDTVAPAVLNLAYRTIASTAASMTAPANAVVSNVPGAPVPLYLAGARIEATYPVSLIMPGMGLNITVLSYMDRIDFGFTVDPDLVPDPWYLADGIPLAMEELKEASGIDRAVPLRNDVPEETA from the coding sequence ATGCGACAACTTCCGGGCAGCGACGCGATCTTCCTGTCGCTCGAGACCTCCACCACACACGCCCACATCGGGGGCGTCTTCGTGCTGGAGCCGGTCACCGACGATTTCGGCTTCGAGAAGTTCAAGCGACACTGCGCCGAGCGCCTGAGCCTGACGCCTCAGTTCACCTCGAAGCTGCGCGAGGTCCCGCTCGGGATCGATCGCCCCTACGTCATCGAGGATCCGGATTTCGACGTCAGCAACCACCTCCACCGGATCGCGGTCCCGTCGCCGGGCAGCCTGCGCGACCTCGCCACCCTGGTCGCCGACCTCTACGCGCACAAGCTCGATCGTCGGCTCCCGCTGTGGGAGATGTGGTGGATCGAGGGGCTCGAAGGGGGTCGCGTCGCGGTCCTGACGAAGACGCACCACTGCCTGATCGATGGCGTCTCGGGCATCGGACTCGCCGAACTCATCTGCGACATTCAGCCCGACCCGCCGCCGCGCGCTCGACGGCCCGCGAAGCCGAAGCGCCGCGAACGCGAGCCCACCGATCTCGAGCTCTACCTCGGGGGCCTGTGGAACAGCTTCGGCACGCCGTTGCGCGTGGCGCGCTACGTCACCCAGGCGGCGATGCGCGGGCTGGCGATGATCCCCTACGCGAAGAACTCGTCCATCGGCGCGAGCGTTCCGAAGGTGTCGTTCAACGCGGACATCGGACCGCGTCGTTCGGTGGCCTGGACGACCATCTCGCTGTCCGACGTCCGCGCGATGAAGAAGCACCACGACGTAAAGGTGAACGACGTCGTGCTCGAGCTGTGTTCGTCGGCCGTGCGTCGCTATCTCGAGGCCCAGGGCGAGCTCCCCGACGAAGAGCTGGTGGTGTCGGTGCCGGTGTCCACACGCGACACCGACGACAAGGCGCCCGGAAACCAGCTGGCGAGCATGATGGTCGGCTGGGCGACCGACGTCGCAGACCCGGTCGAGCGCCTCTTGAAGATCTCCGAGAACACGGCCCATGCGAAGGAGATGACGGCGGCGCTGCGCGCGCGAGAGATCCAGGCAATGGGCGACACGGTGGCGCCCGCGGTCTTGAACCTCGCCTACCGCACCATCGCGTCGACGGCCGCGTCCATGACCGCACCGGCGAACGCGGTGGTCTCGAACGTGCCCGGGGCGCCGGTACCGCTCTACCTGGCTGGCGCTCGCATCGAGGCCACGTACCCCGTCTCGTTGATCATGCCGGGCATGGGGCTCAACATCACGGTGTTGAGCTACATGGATCGCATCGATTTCGGTTTCACCGTCGATCCGGACCTCGTGCCCGATCCCTGGTATCTGGCCGATGGTATTCCCCTCGCCATGGAAGAACTCAAGGAAGCGTCGGGCATCGACCGTGCCGTGCCGCTCCGCAACGACGTCCCCGAGGAGACCGCCTGA
- a CDS encoding wax ester/triacylglycerol synthase family O-acyltransferase yields the protein MHQLSGLDNAFLVMETGGQLGHIASVSFFDTSGAKQGDFYQAIRSTIEERLHLLPPYRRRLVEVPLDLDRPYWIEDPNFDLDFHLRHIAVPPPGDDGQLAELISRLHSRALDRSRPLWEVYVIEGLEGGRAALYSKIHHCTVDGVSGAEMTQALLDHVPEGDPVPAPNETWRPEPIPPSTEMLTRGVLGLATSPGRFARTLYRTARTLWENNEALGAVAQSTGLDQLPFAGGWLRTTGPEVDADRVPQNPAPRTPFNRAITPHRRFAFFSLPLADFKRVKNAFGTSLNDAVMAVTGSALRRYLEARHALPEHPLVAMVPVSVRSENQVRDYTNRVTQVLAELATDAEDPVERLRRIHAAMGEAKRMQRATPATLLTDWTEVATPALFAQAARIAARTKIMDRLNPPFNVIISNVPGPRESLYCGGFEMETYFPVSAIADGQGLNVTVTSYRDHLDFGLIVCRELVPDVWRFKEYFAESLEELVKAADSAGGA from the coding sequence ATGCATCAGCTCTCGGGCCTCGACAACGCCTTTCTCGTGATGGAGACCGGCGGCCAGCTGGGTCATATCGCCTCGGTCTCCTTCTTCGACACGTCGGGCGCCAAGCAGGGCGACTTCTACCAGGCGATTCGGAGCACGATCGAAGAGCGCCTCCACCTGTTGCCGCCCTACCGACGCCGCCTGGTGGAGGTTCCCCTCGACCTCGACCGCCCGTACTGGATCGAAGACCCCAACTTCGACCTCGACTTCCACCTGCGACACATCGCGGTTCCGCCTCCCGGCGACGACGGTCAGCTGGCCGAGCTGATTTCCCGCCTCCACAGCCGGGCCCTCGACCGCTCGCGTCCGCTGTGGGAGGTCTACGTGATCGAGGGGCTCGAGGGCGGGCGCGCAGCCCTGTATTCGAAGATCCACCACTGCACGGTCGACGGCGTGTCGGGTGCCGAGATGACCCAGGCGCTGCTCGACCACGTTCCGGAAGGGGACCCGGTGCCTGCGCCGAACGAAACCTGGCGGCCGGAGCCGATCCCCCCGTCGACGGAGATGCTGACACGCGGCGTGCTGGGCCTGGCCACTTCGCCAGGGCGCTTCGCGCGCACGCTCTATCGCACCGCCCGCACGCTGTGGGAGAACAACGAAGCGCTGGGCGCGGTCGCCCAGAGTACCGGCCTGGACCAGCTCCCCTTCGCCGGCGGTTGGCTGCGCACGACCGGGCCCGAGGTCGACGCCGACCGGGTCCCGCAGAATCCGGCGCCGCGGACACCCTTCAATCGCGCGATCACGCCGCACCGGCGCTTCGCCTTCTTCTCGCTGCCGCTCGCCGACTTCAAGCGGGTGAAGAACGCCTTCGGCACCTCGCTCAACGACGCCGTGATGGCCGTGACGGGCTCGGCGCTGCGTCGGTACCTCGAGGCGCGTCACGCGTTGCCCGAGCACCCCCTCGTCGCGATGGTGCCCGTCTCCGTACGCTCGGAGAACCAGGTGCGCGACTACACCAACCGCGTCACCCAGGTGTTGGCCGAGCTGGCCACCGACGCGGAAGACCCGGTCGAGCGCCTGCGCCGCATCCACGCGGCGATGGGCGAAGCGAAGCGCATGCAACGCGCGACGCCGGCCACGCTGCTGACCGACTGGACCGAGGTCGCCACGCCGGCCCTGTTCGCGCAGGCTGCACGCATCGCCGCGCGTACGAAGATCATGGATCGGCTCAATCCGCCGTTCAACGTGATCATCTCCAACGTCCCGGGGCCGCGCGAGTCGCTCTACTGCGGCGGCTTCGAGATGGAGACCTACTTCCCGGTGTCGGCGATCGCCGATGGACAGGGTCTCAACGTGACCGTGACCAGCTACCGCGATCACCTCGACTTCGGCCTGATCGTCTGTCGCGAGCTGGTCCCCGACGTCTGGCGCTTCAAGGAGTACTTCGCCGAGAGCCTCGAAGAGCTCGTGAAGGCGGCCGACTCCGCCGGCGGAGCCTGA